The Watersipora subatra chromosome 7, tzWatSuba1.1, whole genome shotgun sequence genomic interval ACCCAGTGACTGGGTGGTTGCGGCCCTATAGCAGCTTCTTGAAGCGGCTAGGATGCAACGGAGCTTGGAATGCTCCCGTTGAAAAGGAGGTCAGCTCGCTGGCTAGTGAGCTTTTCACGAGGGTATGTCAGGAGGACCCTGTTAGGGGTCCGTGGCACATGAGACCGAATGGTACAGTCGTTGTGTGGACGGATGCCAGCTCTTTGGGCCTCGGTGTGGCAGTTGAGGTTGATGGCAGCGTGGTTGAGGATGCCTCGGGGCTGAGGAAGGAGTCAGACCATTCACACATCAATGTTGCCGAGCTGGAAGCTGTGGGACAAGATGTTAACCTGGCCATCGCGTGGGTGTTCAAGACTTTCACTTTGGCGGTTGACTCTCTCACAGTTGTCAATTGGATGTCAAATACAATTGACAGGCGCCATCGTGTTTGCACGAAAGGTGCTGCAGAGATGCTGGTGAAGCATCGGCTAGGGGTGATCCGTGACACGATCACCGAGTACAGTTTATCGGTCACTACGCATCTTGTTCCTACTGTGAAGAACAAGGCGGATAAAATGGCGAGGGTGCCCAAGTAGTGGCTTGGGTATCGAGGGATAAGTGGAGGTGAGGCCGGGAGCATGGCTGCTGCCATCTTCACCGGCGAGAGCCTTGGGGATGCTGTGTGGGCGGCTCATTTGCCTCACCATCTGGGTGTCAAAAGAACACTGTACCTTGCTCAGGAAGTACGCAGTGACTTGACACGGGAGCAGGTTAAACGCGAGCTGGCTGTGAGGCCGGTCACCGCGTTGACTCGGCTCCGAGAGGTGAGAACCTCATGAAAACAGGCAGCTTGACTGTCGAGGAGAACTGGTGCTGGGTGGCCATAGACATGACTCACTATAGCGGCCAAGTGTTCCTGTCCATGATTGATTGCGGGCAGTCACATCTTGCTATCTGGTGACGCTTGCCAAGTGTAACGGAAGCGCACACCGTGGCTCAGTTACGCACTGTCGTAATTGAGCGAGGGCTGTGTGACGAATTGTTAATGGACAATTCCATGGCGTTTAGGTCAGCAACTGTTGCACAGTTTGCTGACGAGTGGGGTATTTCTCTGAGATTTCGTGCCACTTATGCCCCGAGTGGCAATGGAATCGTCGAGAGGAATCACCGGACAATCAAGAGGATTGCCGACAAGGAAAGAATTAGCCGTGAGGAGGTGACGTTTTGGTATAACGTCATGCCTCGCAAGGGTACAGATGGGGATTCGATACCCTCGAATAATCTGTATTGATATTCATGGCGAGTGCCTTTTGACGTCAATCTACGCGGTTAAACGAGGTCAGTCAAGGCAAATTTGCTGTCGGGGATGAGGTGTGGGTGAAACCTTCGACTCCGTCATGCACTAGGCAGTGGGCACTGGGAGTGATAACCGGGATCGTCTCAAAGCACAACGTGGGCGTGGATGGAATGCCGAGGCATGTGAGGGATGTCCGCAAACGGCAGTTTGGCACTGACCGTAGTAGGGAAAATGGCACCCGTGAACTGGTCGAAGACAGCCGACCTAATCTACATAGATTACGCGGTTCTGCCGCTCTCCCACCGCTTCAGCTACATTCCTGTGAGGTAGCTGAGGTCTCGGAGAGAGATGCAGAGGATGGTCGTCAGACTGCCGAGGATGGAGTTCAACGCATGGATGGTGAGCCTCAGGCTGCTGGGGTTCCGTCCGGGGATTTAGATCCTGATGAGCCTGAGCTTCAACCGTTGATGCTTAGGCGGTCGCAGCGGGAGCAACGACGTCCCCAGTATTTGGATGACTATGAGGGATAGCTGGTAGCTTTTTAAAAGCTGGGGGAAATGTGAGTTTTTAGTCACGTAGTGCTCGACGGTAGCTCGGAAGAGTTCGTGGGTACGCGCCACCAGATGAGCGAAAACGGCAATGTTGTCATTGGGAATCAGAGCTCCGTTCGCGTAGCTCGTGACTCTTGTGCTCTTCGTGTGTTCTGTCACGTCTCGAGGATTATTCAAGTCTGTCTGAGTCTTAGGGACTCGTGAGTAAACTTATtggtgtagtctggcactacggtgttttctggGAAAACGTACAGGTGGAGTAGGAgtgacataaggggaggtttggagtgtcacggctggcagtctggtactgcgtaATCCTTGCTTAGAAGCTTACAGAAAGCTTTCAGTAggtacgcgttagaatgacatatctatgaatgacatatatttattgcatttgttttactgattacaggatgtttatgtggtctcacccgccgaagcagctttgtcagtgtggaaactgccataaataggaaagagagacttgaatgtgtgctgcataaaccatgatgttttgtttgagtttgctgcagtagatgaatttgtcttattgtatcagctaaaactatgtgaatggccacgacttgatatttttaataaaagttttgtgctGAGATGAAAttctttttgcttgtaaaaattatataataaaactatattgttgaagataatgcaaaacttGATTTGCAGAAtgttgtagtgaattggatacggtatatggatgtctgcagaactggagaatgtgagttcaaatccagtttgcagcagatttctcatccttaaaactctattcCAATATATAtgttcttttcaaagacgcagcttgcttattttacttacagtAGTaggaaactagttttcggtgagggcaatgatatacagctccgccccaaggataggcaacGGGCATAGTGTGGCGGAGGCTGTATATTGTTATTGTGGGTAGCAGGGAACTGTGCCAATACAAAGACCTTaatctacatagtttgcttgacaaaATTACCGTAGAcgggtagaattggtagtcggtactcaaatgtttacacaacatttggagaaagtgagtaaaacaaattttcaattttcgttatttgaggcccttgaaacattcataataatgtttCTGTAGCGAgatctaaaattttattctagccaacattagcaaatacaaaataaaatatatgccaatagagccgcgtaggacttgacttttatcgcaaatgaccgatgtgaatacgagatacgTTGACAGAGAtatcacgcgtgacatcattttgggcaagtctgggcatgctttttggcctgagcgtttttaccgcgatcagattttttcgattttaatcttcaaatatattGGCAATGaaatcgcctaacacaacaaacaacatatcaactgatag includes:
- the LOC137400930 gene encoding uncharacterized protein; this translates as MTKILGKVLSLNERVRRGTDHYIDDLVVQESVLGLEELRKHFAKYGLATKKPEGLDGGRLLGISLKGNTRGHLQMSRGTALSEIHLEPAGLTKRQLFSFCGRLVGHYPVTGWLRPYSSFLKRLGCNGAWNAPVEKEVSSLASELFTRVCQEDPVRGPWHMRPNGTVVVWTDASSLGLGVAVEVDGSVVEDASGLRKESDHSHINVAELEAVGQDVNLAIAWVFKTFTLAVDSLTVVNWMSNTIDRRHRVCTKGAAEMLVKHRLGVIRDTITEYSLSVTTHLVPTVKNKADKMARVPK